A stretch of the Ostrea edulis chromosome 9, xbOstEdul1.1, whole genome shotgun sequence genome encodes the following:
- the LOC130050158 gene encoding DNA ligase 1-like translates to MKFSICFLVALALLGAALTKPVKENIDEELLEDLLTKLENDEKMSEKGRNRGPERQRMGSEEETNDERFPSRPQDNAEEDNVSGSSPSRRSQEENGNRGPRPSQPQDERKDMESRGRQMKERLGEKVGEELGEELEKLFEEMENKKKGNGKGGPMRKKGKGMKRPGQTESEGEDVDQMRPTGPPPEESDKDGMSGPSQYPDEGTDSALLPLSRRSQEETKEDEKRPRPSRPKGERTDRDSRGRQMKERLGEKVGEELGEKVGEELEKLFEEMENEKKGNGKDGPPRKKDKGMKKPEETELEGEDVDQVRPTGPPPGPQDNTEEGTYSALEPLSRRSEEETKKDGNQRSGPSRPKDERKDRESRGRQMKERLGEKVGEELGEKVGEELEKLFEEMENEKKGNGKDGQMRKKGKGMKRPGQTESEGEDVDQMRPTGPPPEESDKDGMSGPSQYPDEGTDSALLPLSRRSQEETKEDEKRPRPSRPKGERTDRDSRGRQMKERLGEKVGEELGEKVGEELEKLFEEMENEKKGNGKDGPPRKKDKGMKKPEETELEGEDVDQVRPTGPPPGPQDNTEEGTYSALEPLSRRSEEETKKDGNQRSGPSRPNDERKDRESRGRQMKERLDEKVGEELGEKVGEELGEKVGEELEKLVEEMENEKKGNGKDGPPRKKDKGMKRPEKTESEGEETLDKKIDVELEKLLKKVEDENVEGPHPTGLPE, encoded by the exons ATGAAGTTCTCAATCTGTTTTCTGGTAGCTCTGGCTCTCTTGGGAGCTGCATTGACAAAACCG gtcaaagaaaatattgatgaagAATTGCTTGAAGATCTACTAACAAAATTGGAGAATGATGAAAAAATGTCTGAAAAGGGAAGAAATAGGGGACCAGAAAGACAAAGGATGGGAAGCGAAGAAGAAACAAATGATGAAAGATTTCCTTCACGTCCACAGGACAATGCGGAGGAAGATAACGTTAGTGGTTCATCCCCTTCTCGTAGATCACAAGAGGAGAATGGAAATAGAGGACCACGTCCTTCTCAACCACAAGATGAAAGGAAGGACATGGAGAGTCGTGGCCGACAAATGAAAGAAAGACTAGGTGAGAAAGTGGGCGAGGAACTAGGTGAAGAACTAGAAAAACTATTTGAGGAAATGGAGAATAAAAAGAAAGGAAATGGAAAAGGCGGACCAATGAGAAAGAAAGGTAAAGGAATGAAGAGGCCAGGACAAACGGAGTCGGAGGGTGAAGATGTTGATCAAATGCGACCTACTGGACCTCCACCAGAAGAGTCAGATAAAGATGGTATGAGTGGTCCATCCCAATATCCAGATGAGGGTACAGATAGTGCTCTACTACCCCTTTCTCGTAGATCACAAGAGGAGACGAAGGAGGATGAAAAAAGACCACGCCCTTCTCGACCAAAAGGTGAAAGGACGGACAGGGATAGCCGTGGCCGACAAATGAAAGAAAGACTAGGCGAGAAAGTCGGCGAGGAACTAGGTGAGAAAGTAGGTGAGGAACTAGAAAAACTATTTGAGGAAATGGAGAATGAAAAGAAAGGAAATGGAAAAGACGGACCACCAAGAAAGAAAGACAAAGGAATGAAGAAACCAGAAGAAACGGAATTGGAGGGTGAAGATGTTGATCAAGTGCGCCCTACTGGACCTCCACCAGGTCCACAGGACAATACAGAAGAGGGGACATATAGTGCTCTAGAACCCCTTTCTCGTAGATCAGAAGAGGAGACGAAGAAGGATGGAAATCAAAGATCAGGCCCTTCTCGACCAAAAGATGAAAGGAAGGACAGAGAAAGCCGTGGCCGACAAATGAAAGAAAGACTAGGTGAGAAAGTGGGCGAGGAACTAGGTGAGAAAGTAGGCGAGGAACTAGAAAAACTATTTGAGGAAATGGAGAATGAAAAGAAAGGAAATGGAAAAGACGGACAAATGAGAAAGAAAGGTAAAGGAATGAAGAGGCCAGGACAAACGGAGTCGGAGGGTGAAGATGTTGATCAAATGCGACCTACTGGACCTCCACCAGAAGAGTCAGATAAAGATGGTATGAGTGGTCCATCCCAATATCCAGATGAGGGTACAGATAGTGCTCTACTACCCCTTTCTCGTAGATCACAAGAGGAGACGAAGGAGGATGAAAAAAGACCACGCCCTTCTCGACCAAAAGGTGAAAGGACGGACAGGGATAGCCGTGGCCGACAAATGAAAGAAAGACTAGGCGAGAAAGTCGGCGAGGAACTAGGTGAGAAAGTAGGCGAGGAACTAGAAAAACTATTTGAGGAAATGGAGAATGAAAAGAAAGGAAATGGAAAAGACGGACCACCAAGAAAGAAAGACAAAGGAATGAAGAAACCAGAAGAAACGGAATTGGAGGGTGAAGATGTTGATCAAGTGCGCCCTACTGGACCTCCACCAGGTCCACAGGACAATACAGAAGAGGGGACATATAGTGCTCTAGAACCCCTTTCTCGTAGATCAGAAGAGGAGACGAAGAAGGATGGAAATCAAAGATCAGGCCCTTCTCGACCAAATGATGAAAGGAAGGACAGAGAAAGCCGTGGCCGACAAATGAAAGAAAGATTAGATGAGAAAGTGGGCGAGGAACTAGGTGAGAAAGTGGGCGAGGAACTAGGTGAGAAAGTAGGCGAGGAACTAGAAAAACTAGTTGAGGAAATGGAGAATGAAAAGAAAGGAAATGGAAAAGACGGACCACCAAGGAAGAAAGACAAAGGAATGAAGAGACCAGAAAAAACGGAATCGGAGGGTGAAGAAACACTAGACAAGAAAATAGATGTAGAACTAGAAAAACTACTTAAGAAAGTGGAGGATGAAAATGTTGAAGGACCACACCCTACTGGTCTTCCAGAATAA
- the LOC125677831 gene encoding uncharacterized protein LOC125677831 produces MTKRENLNKLKVNDLRNLAVDVGIDVKRKKKEEIIQELLLSQTETSILTPIVEKDALESPLVGSFQDSLPPFNVVAYESPGYSSIPTITFSDIYSYMIERPTTYGGTASNFKGLDRSVKHFEAGDVQDIKVSKINSSVIYVRAKCQASMRKQQYQVFICILTTNAGKPNVQHGYCQCPIGLAQACSHIGALLFALSHAKTNETTSESCTSQPCKWIIPGRQTKPIGPISTLPKKKLKLADTEENLDPLAAYDPRHSDDKDININTTLWQLKELRDVFPHTGMSHLWNIPDHAPEAIKEMEVQNIEDPMVTRMKNLIFCEDNAPQITIDHELVEFIETSTRDQRTSEMWQKLHIGRLTSSIFGDVLKAGPNPKSLIKQIVEGSSLQKYASLPPAVQWGQQNEAKARSEYVNLKTATNNNFKVEDTGLTLCTDNSFLGASSDGRVFDGDSIGVLEIKCPYSIKGTQVTTMEVSEIVAMGCPNFCLEYSMEGPRLKKSHKFYAQVQGEMAIMRLPSCDFVVWTDAAQNNICIDRIYFDSEFVSSMMPRLIEFYMHHIIQLQSSR; encoded by the exons ATGACAAAGCGGGAgaatttgaacaaattaaagGTAAATGATCTGAGAAATCTGGCGGTAGATGTTGGCATTGAtgttaaaagaaagaaaaaagaagaaatcatTCAGGAATTGCTGTTAAGTCAGACTGAAACTTCGATTTTAACACCGATCGTAGAAAAAGACGCACTTGAATCTCCGCTAGTAGGATCGTTTCAGGACAGCTTACCACCATTCAACGTTGTTGCTTATGAAAGTCCGGGTTACTCGTCCATCCCCACTATAACATTTAGTGATATCTATAGTTACATGATCGAAAGACCAACAACATATGGTGGTACAGCAAGCAATTTCAAGGGCTTGGACAGATCTGTGAAGCACTTTGAAGCCGGTGACGTCCAAGATATTAAAGTGTCAAag ATAAATAGTTCTGTCATATATGTCAGAGCAAAATGTCAGGCATCTATGAGGAAACAGCAATATCAGGTTTTCATTTGCATCCTGACTACAAATGCAGGCAAACCAAATGTACAGCATGGATACTGTCAGTGTCCTATTGG GTTAGCACAGGCATGTAGTCACATAGGCGCCCTACTTTTTGCATTGAGTCATGCAAAAACTAATGAGACGACTTCAGAGAGCTGTACATCTCAACCATGTAAATGGATCATTCCTGGGCGACAAACAAAACCAATCGGACCAATCAGCACTTTACCCAAGAAAAAGCTTAAATTGGCAGATACTGAAGAAAACCTTGATCCACTCGCAGCCTATGATCCTCGCCATTCAGATGACAAAGACATAAATATCAACACCACTCTGTGGCAGTTAAAGGAATTAAGAGATGTCTTTCCACATACAG GGATGTCACACTTGTGGAATATACCCGACCATGCCCCAGAAGCCATAAAGGAAATGGAGGTCCAGAATATTGAAGATCCAATGGTGACAAGGATGAAAAATCTTATATTTTGTGAGGATAATG CACCTCAGATTACAATTGATCACGAACTGGTTGAATTTATTGAGACGAGTACAAGAGACCAGAGGACATCAGAAATGTGGCAGAAACTACATATTGGTCGTTTAACCAGTTCCATATTTGGTGATGTATTGAAGGCTGGACCCAATCCAAAGTCTTTGATCAAACAAATTGTAGAGGGGTCTAGTCTTCAGAA GTATGCATCTCTGCCACCAGCTGTTCAGTGGGGACAACAAAATGAGGCAAAGGCACGCTCAGAGTATGTCAATCTGAAGACTGCCACAAACAACAATTTTAAAGTTGAGGATACAGGTCTCACTTTGTGCACAGATAACTCATTTTTGGGTGCCTCCAGTGACGGGAGAGTTTTTGATGGTGACAGCATAGGTGTACTAGAGATTAAGTGTCCATACTCCATCAAGGGAACTCAAGTAACAACAATGGAAGTGAGTGAGATTGTTGCAATGGGATGTCCAAATTTCTGTTTAGAATATAGTATGGAAGGACCACGTCTCAAAAAGAGCCACAAGTTTTATGCTCAAGTTCAGGGAGAAATGGCAATTATGCGATTACCATCGTGTGACTTTGTAGTATGGACAGACGCTGCTCAGAACAATATTTGTATTGacagaatatattttgattCAGAGTTTGTGTCCTCTATGATGCCTAGACTTATTGAATTTTATATGCATCACATTATCCAGttacagagctccagataa
- the LOC125677832 gene encoding uncharacterized protein LOC125677832 — MRINASGRQHPRSIVCLYWQQIMVIQCVVFKCSNRQGSKAKEKGVSFFRFPKDRRKRAAWIKTINRNNWAPNEYSRVCSEHFVDSWHSDDPTDINYRPTLFSYKTREPSETQAAREERHSKRNLLQEINETDRTERLLMQKHHDFSLYSHSYYTSQPDCLQDINNNDDENMILDDVDIKTLKDEGVQCDPDPLLQENLALKKELDDLKRERSRYIWNVEKIANDDAKTKFYTGLPSFAVFMCLFNSIRPKAERMRYWIGSNTYLTADRQRKSNGSLELVDQLLAVLLRLRLGLFTSDIAHRFGISESTFSKYFATWISLLACELKSLNPFPARDIIDRTMPLSFKSKYSSVRVILDCTELFIQKSSILVNQSMTFSNYKHHTTVKFLVGITPSGVISFVSEGWPGKVSDRELTINSGIIDMLDENDSVMADKGFTIRDLLENKKCNLNIPPFRGACPQFSTDEVFKTQEIASLRIHVERSIGRVKNFHILDGVMPITLQPLVTKIFQVICWLTNLDVPLITN; from the exons ATGCGCATAAACGCTTCCGGACGGCAACATCCGCGTTCCATTGTATGTTTATATTGGCAACAAATCATGGTCATTCAGTGCGTTGTATTTAAATGCTCGAACCGACAAGGAAGTAAAGCAAAAGAGAAAGGTGTAAGTTTTTTCAGATTTCCCAAAGACAGAAGAAAGCGAGCCGCATGGATCAAGACAATAAACAGAAATAATTGGGCCCCAAATGAGTACAGTAGGGTATGCTCTGAGCATTTTGTTGATTCTTGGCATAGTGACGACCCCACGGACATCAACTATCGCCCGACTTTGTTTTCGTATAAGACAAGGGAACCATCCGAGACACAGGCTGCTCGAGAGGAAAGACACAGTAAAAGGAATTTACTTCAG GAAATCAACGAGACGGATAGAACAGAGAGACTTTTGATGCAGAAACACCACGACTTCAGTCTGTACTCACATAGCTATTATACATCACAACCCGACTGTCTACAAGACATCAACAACAACGATGATGAGAATATGATTCTTGATGATGTTGATATAAAGACTTTGAAAGATGAAG GTGTACAGTGTGACCCTGACCCTCTGCTACAGGAGAACCTTGCCTTGAAGAAGGAGTTAGACGACCTCAAGAGAGAACGCTCCAGATACATTTGGAATGTAGAGAAGATTGCCAACGATGATGCCAAGACAAAGTTTTACACTGGGCTGCCTTCTTTTGCAGTGTTTATGTGTCTTTTCAA ctCCATCAGACCAAAGGCAGAGAGAATGAGGTACTGGATTGGCTCCAACACATACCTGACAGCAGACAGACAGAGGAAATCTAATGGGTCATTGGAGCTGGTTGACCAGTTACTTGCTGTCCTTCTTAGACTTAGACTAGGACTGTTTACCTCTGATATTGCCCATAGATTTGGTATATCAGAGAGTActttttccaaatattttgCCACCTGGATTTCTTTACTTGCATGTGAACTGAAATCTTTAAATCCATTTCCTGCACGTGATATCATTGACAGAACAATGCCATTATCTTTTAAATCAAAGTATTCATCTGTTCGAGTTATACTCGACTGTACAGAACTTTTTATACAGAAGTCCTCTATTCTTGTAAATCAGAGTATGACATTTTCTAACTACAAACATCATACAACTGTGAAATTTCTTGTTGGCATCACACCATCAGGTGTTATTTCTTTTGTATCTGAAGGTTGGCCAGGTAAGGTATCTGACAGAGAACTGACAATTAATTCAGGTATTATAGATATGTTAGATGAAAATGACAGTGTTATGGCGGACAAAGGTTTTACGATAAGAGATCTgttggaaaataaaaaatgtaatttgaaCATTCCTCCATTTAGAGGTGCATGTCCGCAATTTTCAACAGATGAAGTTTTCAAAACACAGGAGATAGCCTCATTAAGAATACATGTAGAGAGGAGTATAGGTCGAGTTAAAAACTTCCATATTTTGGATGGTGTTATGCCTATAACTTTGCAACCATTAGTCACTAAAATTTTCCAGGTGATTTGTTGGCTAACAAATCTTGATGTGCCATTAATTACAAATTAA